A single region of the Microcella sp. genome encodes:
- a CDS encoding DeoR/GlpR family DNA-binding transcription regulator, with the protein MNQQESLRVEPSRRRLPAGRKADLVAHVDDVKQVTVSELSERFNVSIDTIRRDLDQLDADGLVVRTHGGAVSVHTVPRTDRAIDERLRLQSREKETIGRLAAHLIGDGAVIMINAGTTALAVARALHDHRDLTVATNNLLLASEIAPDAVRDIYVFGGAVRTVTQSTTGPVLLRLTTGDQAIDLSCDIALIGVGAVSASDGYTTSNAGEAAMMHEMMRRANTVVVLADSSKFDRRLFAQVAPLEIADYLVTDQLPTGELAEALDLAGVTVVAPESTSRP; encoded by the coding sequence GTGAATCAGCAAGAATCCCTCAGGGTCGAGCCCTCTCGCCGACGACTCCCCGCGGGGCGCAAGGCTGACCTCGTCGCGCACGTGGACGATGTCAAGCAAGTGACTGTCAGTGAATTGTCAGAGCGCTTCAACGTCTCGATCGACACCATTCGCCGCGACCTCGACCAACTCGACGCCGACGGGCTGGTCGTGCGCACGCACGGAGGCGCTGTGAGTGTGCACACGGTGCCACGCACCGACCGAGCGATCGATGAGCGTCTGCGGCTGCAGAGCCGTGAGAAGGAGACCATCGGGCGACTGGCGGCTCACCTGATCGGTGACGGTGCTGTGATCATGATCAACGCAGGAACCACCGCCCTCGCAGTGGCGCGAGCACTGCACGATCACCGTGATCTCACCGTCGCCACCAACAACCTGTTGCTGGCCTCAGAGATCGCTCCCGACGCTGTGCGAGACATCTATGTGTTCGGTGGCGCGGTGCGCACCGTGACCCAATCGACTACTGGACCGGTGCTGCTGCGACTCACGACCGGCGACCAGGCCATCGACTTGAGCTGCGACATTGCACTCATCGGCGTCGGCGCAGTGTCTGCAAGCGACGGCTACACGACGAGCAACGCTGGTGAGGCCGCAATGATGCACGAGATGATGCGTCGGGCAAACACGGTCGTCGTGCTCGCCGACTCGTCGAAGTTTGATCGCCGGCTCTTCGCACAGGTCGCGCCGCTCGAGATTGCTGACTATCTCGTGACAGATCAACTGCCCACAGGTGAGCTCGCTGAAGCACTCGACCTCGCGGGCGTCACCGTCGTCGCTCCAGAGTCGACGTCTCGGCCCTGA
- a CDS encoding 5-formyltetrahydrofolate cyclo-ligase — protein sequence MPSEPDGDAITAKRALRAELRERRRIRSQLERDSATESLTQQLISLTTALAPEAIACYLATPDEPETRPFLRWATEQNIRVLLPVSRDDGLLDWATFDAADESSDLIGMPVPTTEVLGPIAINDVGLIFVPAAAVDRGGMRMGWGRGYFDKTLGSMDRRPPVFAVVFDGEVVDELPRERHDQAVDGAVTPSAIVRFSA from the coding sequence ATGCCTTCTGAGCCCGATGGCGACGCGATCACGGCCAAGCGCGCCCTGCGAGCCGAGTTGCGTGAGCGCAGGCGCATCCGGTCGCAGCTCGAGCGCGACAGCGCCACCGAGTCGCTCACGCAGCAGCTCATCTCGCTCACGACGGCTCTCGCGCCCGAGGCGATCGCGTGCTACCTCGCCACGCCCGACGAGCCCGAGACGAGGCCGTTCTTGCGCTGGGCGACCGAGCAGAACATCCGGGTGCTGCTGCCGGTATCGCGCGATGACGGGCTGCTCGACTGGGCGACCTTCGACGCCGCAGACGAGTCGAGCGACCTCATCGGCATGCCGGTTCCGACCACCGAAGTGCTCGGCCCGATCGCCATCAACGACGTCGGGCTCATCTTCGTGCCCGCCGCCGCCGTCGACCGGGGCGGCATGCGCATGGGGTGGGGCCGCGGCTACTTCGACAAGACCCTCGGTTCGATGGATCGACGCCCGCCCGTCTTCGCCGTCGTCTTCGACGGAGAGGTCGTCGACGAACTGCCCCGAGAACGACACGATCAGGCGGTCGACGGCGCGGTCACCCCCAGC
- the galU gene encoding UTP--glucose-1-phosphate uridylyltransferase GalU: protein MKRRISKAVIPAAGLGTRFLPATKAMPKEMLPVVDKPAIQYVVEEAVASGLTDVLMITGRNKTALENHFDRVGELEATLEKKGDTDKLAKVEYSTDLADMHYVRQGDPLGLGHAVLRAHMHVGREAFAVLLGDDIIDPRDPLLDRMIEVHESKNTSVIALLEVDPAQAHLYGVATIEQTDDPDVVRVIDLVEKPAPGTAPSNLAIIGRYVLKPEIFDILEHTEPGKGGEIQLTDALLELAGDDEAGGVHGVVFRGRRYDTGDRLDYIKAIVQLAVERDDLGPELRPWLREFTARMD from the coding sequence ATGAAGCGCAGAATCAGCAAGGCAGTCATTCCCGCGGCCGGGCTCGGAACCAGGTTCCTTCCCGCCACCAAGGCGATGCCGAAAGAGATGCTGCCCGTCGTCGACAAGCCCGCCATCCAGTACGTGGTCGAAGAGGCCGTGGCGTCTGGGCTCACCGACGTGCTCATGATCACGGGGCGCAACAAGACGGCGCTCGAGAACCACTTCGACCGGGTCGGCGAGCTCGAGGCGACCCTCGAGAAGAAGGGTGACACCGACAAGCTCGCGAAGGTCGAATACTCGACCGACCTGGCTGACATGCACTACGTGCGGCAGGGCGACCCCCTCGGTCTCGGCCACGCCGTGCTGCGCGCCCACATGCACGTCGGGCGCGAGGCGTTCGCGGTGCTGCTCGGTGACGACATCATCGACCCGCGCGACCCGCTGCTCGATCGCATGATCGAGGTGCACGAGTCGAAGAACACGAGCGTCATCGCCCTGCTCGAGGTCGACCCGGCGCAGGCGCACCTGTATGGCGTGGCGACGATCGAGCAGACCGACGACCCCGATGTGGTGCGCGTCATCGACCTGGTCGAGAAGCCTGCCCCCGGCACGGCCCCCTCGAACCTCGCCATCATCGGCCGCTATGTCTTGAAGCCCGAGATCTTCGACATTCTCGAGCACACCGAGCCCGGCAAGGGCGGCGAGATTCAATTGACCGATGCTCTGCTCGAGCTCGCCGGCGACGATGAGGCTGGCGGAGTGCACGGCGTGGTGTTCCGCGGCAGGCGGTATGACACGGGTGACCGTCTCGACTACATCAAGGCGATCGTGCAGCTGGCGGTCGAGCGCGACGACCTCGGCCCCGAGCTGCGGCCGTGGCTGCGCGAGTTCACCGCACGCATGGATTAA
- a CDS encoding VOC family protein, whose amino-acid sequence MSAEQIPTFSAAEFHRASGVGDWRVTGAGPQAVFAAESLSHAAELLEPAISAAERFGVRPDFDVRPEAVVVKVPYRDEQGIPATTAHFAAAVSEAAARLGFTPEPSRVQSVGIYVAQHSQVDVRPFFTAALGYEPLGDTDAVDPLRGGPQLAFNPITGDTASRGRTHFDVFVPADQAQARVDAALAAGGRLVDDSHAPAWWTLASPDNHGVDIASWTDTHLMMP is encoded by the coding sequence GTGAGCGCAGAGCAGATCCCGACATTCTCCGCAGCCGAGTTCCACAGAGCGTCGGGAGTTGGCGACTGGCGCGTCACTGGCGCTGGGCCGCAAGCCGTGTTCGCCGCGGAGTCTCTCTCGCATGCGGCAGAACTGCTCGAGCCCGCGATCTCCGCCGCCGAGCGTTTCGGCGTACGACCCGACTTCGATGTACGCCCGGAGGCAGTAGTGGTGAAAGTGCCGTATCGCGATGAGCAGGGCATCCCGGCCACAACGGCGCACTTCGCCGCCGCCGTGTCAGAGGCGGCCGCCCGATTGGGTTTCACACCCGAGCCATCGCGGGTGCAGTCAGTCGGCATCTACGTAGCCCAGCACTCGCAGGTCGACGTGCGCCCCTTCTTCACGGCCGCGTTGGGGTACGAGCCGCTCGGCGACACCGATGCCGTCGACCCACTGCGGGGCGGGCCGCAGCTCGCCTTCAACCCGATCACCGGCGACACCGCATCGAGGGGCCGCACGCACTTCGACGTCTTCGTGCCGGCCGACCAGGCTCAGGCACGCGTCGACGCTGCACTCGCGGCGGGCGGCAGGCTCGTCGACGACTCGCACGCCCCGGCGTGGTGGACCCTCGCGTCGCCCGATAACCATGGAGTCGACATCGCGTCGTGGACAGACACGCATCTCATGATGCCCTAA
- a CDS encoding GNAT family protein → MAPTIPTLRDEATVLRPIRVRDARALERELLESRAWLRPWEATSPSAPMNWDTRGSIRSLLAGARAGTGLPFIIETEGRLAGQLNVSGMSYGSLASASIGYWVGAGFAGRGLTPTAVALATDYVFFTTGLHRMEICIRPENAPSLRVVEKLGFRYEGLRRRFIHINNDWRDHFCFALTVEEVPQGVLSRWKSGRVNPLAAEVPEVDRIAARQGIPLPPAR, encoded by the coding sequence GTGGCACCCACCATCCCTACCTTGCGCGACGAGGCCACCGTGCTGCGCCCGATTCGGGTGCGCGACGCTCGTGCTCTCGAACGCGAGCTGCTCGAGAGCCGTGCCTGGCTGCGGCCGTGGGAGGCCACGAGCCCCTCGGCTCCGATGAATTGGGATACCCGCGGCAGCATCCGCTCGCTACTGGCCGGCGCACGCGCGGGCACCGGTTTGCCGTTCATCATCGAGACCGAGGGTCGACTGGCGGGGCAACTCAACGTCAGCGGTATGTCATACGGCTCGCTCGCCTCGGCCTCGATCGGCTACTGGGTGGGCGCAGGCTTCGCAGGGCGTGGCTTGACGCCCACCGCTGTCGCGCTCGCGACCGACTACGTGTTCTTCACGACGGGGCTGCACCGCATGGAGATCTGCATCCGCCCCGAGAACGCGCCGTCGTTGCGCGTCGTCGAAAAGCTCGGCTTCAGGTATGAGGGCCTCCGTCGCCGCTTCATCCACATCAACAACGATTGGCGCGACCACTTCTGCTTCGCCCTGACGGTCGAAGAGGTGCCCCAGGGCGTGCTGAGCCGCTGGAAGTCGGGCCGTGTGAACCCGCTCGCGGCCGAGGTGCCCGAGGTCGACCGCATTGCCGCCCGGCAGGGCATCCCCTTGCCGCCCGCGCGGTAG